The genomic DNA CAGCGCGCTGAAGCATAGGAGGCGATTAATTTCAGTTGCCTGTTGAAACCAGATAGCCCCGGCCTATATCGAAGCTGTTCCGGTCTCTTTCCCCTCCCCCTATGAGGATCGGAACGCCCCCTGTTGAGACCCCGCGCGACTCCCCTTGGTCGCCGGGGTCTTTTTATTGGGCTGCTACAAGAACCAGTTATTTGTTTTCCGTGATTTCCGAGCCGTGAAATGTTCCATTTCACTCGAAATCACTCTTCTGTGCGAAACAACACCGTTTCACCCACCAGCAGGAACAGGAAGAAAGGCGCCCAGGCCGCCAGAACCGGCGGATAGGCACCCAGGCTGCCCATCGCGAGCGAGAAATTGTCCGCCACGAAATAGGCGAAGCCCAGCGCCATGCCCAGCACCGCGCGCAGGAAAAGCTGGCCCGATCGCGCCAGGCCGAAGGCGGCCACCGATCCCAGGATCGGCATCAGCAGCGCGGACAGCGGCCCGGACAGCTTGTGCCACAAATTGCCCTCCAGTTCGGCGGTCGGGCGGCCGGCATCATGCAGGTCCGAAATGGCCGCCTCCAGCTCACGGAAGGTCAGCGCGTCGGGATCGACCTTGGCCAGAGTGAACTGGTCGGGGCGGATATCACGGCCGAAACGGATCGTGCCGACATCTTTCATCGTGCCGCGCGCGACATCGAACTGGCGGGCATTTTCCAGCAGCCAGCTTTTGGTCGCGGCGTCATAATGGCCTCTGGGCGCCTGAATCATCGTGGTCAGGCTGTTGTTGACGCGATTATAGATCTCGATCTTGCGAAGCTGCACCTCGGTCCCGCGCCCGGCCACGATCGCGACATTGACCAGATTATTGCCGTCACGCACCCAGGGGTTGGATTTGACCCCGCTATCGTGCGGGATCGGGCCATAATCCACCGCTTCCCACGCGGTGAGCGCGGCGGTCGAGCGGGCCACAATCCGTTCGTTAAAGACGAAGCTGATGATCGAGACACCGAAAGCGGCGGCGATCAGCGGCGCCAATATCTG from Sphingobium sp. CAP-1 includes the following:
- the lptG gene encoding LPS export ABC transporter permease LptG is translated as MLNFFPSRQMSWYMARLFLTRTFAVLLLLVVVLQTLDLLGNSGDILAYPGNGDAELWHYVGLRAPQIVARFLPFSVLLGTLVMLATLNQNSEIIAMKAGGLSAHQILAPLIAAAFGVSIISFVFNERIVARSTAALTAWEAVDYGPIPHDSGVKSNPWVRDGNNLVNVAIVAGRGTEVQLRKIEIYNRVNNSLTTMIQAPRGHYDAATKSWLLENARQFDVARGTMKDVGTIRFGRDIRPDQFTLAKVDPDALTFRELEAAISDLHDAGRPTAELEGNLWHKLSGPLSALLMPILGSVAAFGLARSGQLFLRAVLGMALGFAYFVADNFSLAMGSLGAYPPVLAAWAPFFLFLLVGETVLFRTEE